The nucleotide sequence GGGCGGCGCTGGTGAGCAGGACGAACAGCGACATGCCGGTCTGCACCCAGGTCCACCAGCCCACCGGCGTGTGCCCGGCCAGCGGGCAGACCATGGTCATGACGGCCATGAACCCGCCCGCCACGAGGCCGAGCCGGGCCGAGTGCCGGCTGCCCCGCCAGAGCGCGGCCACCGCCAACACGATCGAGACGACCGTCCCGATGTCGACGGGCAGCTGCCACAGCGGGTAGTGCACGTCCCCCGTCGGCAGCGGCTCCACCAGCGGGCAGGTCAGCCAGGCGACGGCGAAGACGACCGCGAGCACCTTCCCGCGGGGTGGGGCGATCCACGGGTCCGCGGCGGCCGCGTGCCGGGGCCCGGGCCGGGTGGGGACGGGCGCCGCGCCGACAGCGGGTACGTCACGGTGGGCGGCGGGCATGTCCGCGATGCGGGCCGGAGGGGGCGGCACGGCCGGCCGGCGCTCGGCGGCAGGCGGGTGGTCTGCGACGGTCACGGGCGCACCGTAGCGCCGCCACCGATCGGGAGGCGCCCTGTTCCGTGCGCCGTCACCCGCCCGGGAAGGCGATCAGGACACCTCGACCCGGGCGACGTCGCGCCGGCCGGACGCCCACAGCAGCAGCTCGAGGGGCTCGCCGGTGACCGTGCGCCCACCGTTCCCGAACCGCTTCTCGGCATCGGGCGTGTCACTGCGCCGCAGCACGAGGCCGCGCCGGCCCGCGGCGCGGCGGCCGTAGAGCCCGAGCGCGGACCACAGCCGGTCCTGCTCCTCGCGGGGCAGCACCCGCGGCTCCCAGCCCAGCTGGGCACGGCGGACGTCCTCGTGGTGGATGGCGAACTCCGACACGTTGACCGCCTCCGCCGCGGCCGGCAGGGCCATCGGCGACCACGGCGGCGGCCCGCTGCGCACCTGCTCGACGACCTCCGGGTACGGCGTCGAGGTGCGCAGGCGGTCCTCCAGCCGGTGGGACCACCAGGCCAGGCGCTCGCCGCCGGGGAGCATCTCGAGGCCGTATCCCGGCAGGGCGTCGGGCCGCCGGTCGCGGACGGCCAGGTGCGCGGCGAGGTGGGCGGTGGTCCACCCCTCGCAGCAGGTCGGCGCGTCCGGGCCGAGCTCGCCGAGGAGGTCGGCCAGGGCGGCGCGTTCGCGGTCGGCGAGGGGCGGGGAAGAGGCGCTCACCCGGCGAAGTTACCGAGGGAGCCCGGACCCGAAACCCGGCGCGCGAGGTCGCTTAGCCCCACTAACGACCGCGTAGCATGCAGGTGCCTGCACCGACCCCGAGGAGCCCCGTGTCCCGCCGCCGAGACGCCGTCGTGCGCCGCGGGCTCCGCCACATCGGCCGGGCCGTCCGCGAGCAGCCGGGCATGTTCACCCTGGCGCTGCTGGCCAGCAGCCTCTACGGCGCGGCCACCGTCGCCAGCGCCTGGGTCATCGGCGAGATCACCAGCCGCGTGCTGCTGCCGGCCTTCGACGAGGGCGTGACCACCGGCTCGGCGCTGACGCTGGCCGCGGTCGCCATCCTCGGTGTCGCCGTCCTCAAGATCCTCGGCATCCTCGGCCGCCGGCTGTTCGCCGGGGTCATGAGCTTCCGGCTGCAGGCCGAGTACCGGCGCCGGGTCACCGGCCAGTACCTCCGGCTGCCGCTGTCCTGGCACCAGCGCCACCCCACCGGGCAGCTGCTGTCCAACGCCAACTCCGACGTCGAGGCGTCCTGGTTCTTCGTCGCCCCCCTGCCCTTCGCCTGCGGCGCGCTGGTGATGATCGCGATCACCAGCGTCGCGCTCGTGCTCACCGACCCGCTGCTGGCCGTCGTGGGCCTGGTCGTCTTCCCGCTCGTGTTCGCCGCCAACGTCGTCTACTCGCAGGTCATGAGCCCCCGCATGCAGCGCGCCCAGCAGCTGCGCGCCGAGGTCAGCGAGATCGCCCACGAGAGCTTCGACGCCGCGCTGGTGGTCAAGACCCTCGGCCGGGAGGACACCGAGACCGAGCGCTTCACCGAGCGGGCCGAGCAGCTGCGCGACGGCCTGGTCGCCGTCGGCCGGGTCCGCGGGCTGTTCGACCCGCTGATGGAGGCGCTGCCCACCCTGGGCACGCTGGCGGTGCTGCTCATCGGCGCCGGCCGGGTCGCCGACGGCGCCACCGACGCCGGCGACCTGGTCTCCATCGCCTACCTGTTCACGCTGCTGGCCCTGCCGATCCGGGCGATCGGCTGGGTGCTCGCCGACCTCCCGCGGGCGCTGGCCGGCTTCGACCGGGTGCGCCCGGTCCTCGACGCGACCGGGGAGACGCCCTACGGGGCCGACGCGGCGGCCGGGGCCGCCGGCGGGGCGGGGGTGGCGGTGCGTGACGTGGGCTTCACCTTCGACGGGGTCGCGCGGCCCACCCTCACCGGCGTCACGTTCGACGTGCCGGCCGGACGCACGATCGCCGTGGTCGGGCCGACCGGCTCGGGCAAGTCCACGCTCGCCGGCCTGCTCGTCCGGCTGGTCGACCCCGTTGACGGCGCCGTGCTGGTCGACGGGGTGGACCTGCGCCGGCTGCGCGAGGGCGAGCTGAGCGCGCAGGCGGCGTTCGTCGCCCAGAGCGCGTTCCTCTTCGACGACACCGTCCGCGGCAACATCACCCTGGGCGCCCCGTTCTCCGACGACGAGGTGGAGGCCGCGCTGCGCGTGGCCGCGGCCGACGCGTTCGTCGCGGCGCTGCCCGAGGGCCTCGACACCCGGGTGGGGGAGCGGGGCGCCAGCCTCTCCGGCGGCCAGCGGCAGCGGCTGGCCCTCGCCCGCGCCGTCGTCCGCCGGCCCCGGCTGCTCGTCCTGGACGACGCCACGAGCGCCGTCGACCCCGCCGTCGAGGCGCGCATCCTCGACGCGCTGCGCGGCAGCGAGACCCCGACGACCGTCGTCGTCGTGGCCTACCGGCAGGCGACGATCGCGCTGGCCGACGAGGTGGTGTGGCTGGAGGACGGGCGCGCCGTCGCCCGCGGCAGCCACGAGCAGCTGCTCGCCGAGGTGCCCGGCTACGCGGCGCTGGTCCGCGCCTACTCGCAGGCGGAGGTGGCGGCGTGAGCTCCGCCACCGTGCCGGCCGACCGCCCCGCCGAGGGCGCCCTGGCGACCCTGCGCCGGGGCCTGCGGATGATGCCGGAGTTCCGCCGCGGGCTGCCGGTCACCTTCGCCCTCGCCCTGGTCGCCACGGCCGGCCGGGTCGTGGTGCCGATCGCCGTTCAGCAGGTGATCGACCGCGGGCTGGACGCCGACGCCGGACCCGACCTGGACCTCATCACGTGGGTGGTGGCGGCCTCGGCGGTCGTCGTGGTGATCACCGCCGTCGCGGTCTACCGCATGAACGTCCGGCTGTTCCGCACCACGGAGACCGCGCTGGCCAACCTGCGGGTGCGCGCCTTCCGGCACGTGCACGACCTCTCGGTGCTCCACCAGCAGGGCGAGCGGCGCGGGTCGCTGGTCTCCCGGGTGACCAGCGACGTCGACCAGCTGTCGGTGTTCATGCAGTGGGGCGGCGTCCTCGGCCTGGTCAGCGTGGGCCAGCTGCTCGTCGCCACCGTGGTCATGGCCGTCTACTCCTGGCAGCTGACCCTGCTGGTCCTGGTCTGCTTCGTGCCGCTGGTGTTCGCCGTCCGGTGGTTCGCCCGCCGGCTGGTGCGGGTCTACGGCGTGGTGCGGGAGCGGGTCGGCGACGTGCTCGCCGCGGTCGCGGAGTCGGTCGTCGGCGCCCCCACGGTGCGCGCCTACGGGGTGCGCGCCCGCACCGCCGCCCGGCTCGACGCCGCCATCGACCGGCACTACCGCGCGCAGGTCGACGCGCAGAAGGTGACCGCCGCGGTGTTCGTCAGCGGTGAGTTCGTCGCGGCGCTGGCCAACGCCGCCGTCGTGGTCGTCGGGGTGCTGCTCGGCCTGGCCGGCGACATCACCGCCGGCACGCTGGTGGCCTTCCTGTTCCTCGTCACGCTGTTCGTCGCGCCGGTGCAGACCGCCAGCGAGGTGCTCAACGAGGCGCAGAACGCGGTCGCCGGCTTCCGCCGCGTGCTCGACGTGCTCGACACCGAGCCCGACGTCCGCGACCCCGCGGTCGCCGCACCCGAGCGGGTCCGGGAGCTGCCGGAGGGGCCGCTGGGCATCCGCTTCGACTCCGTCACCTTCCGGTACGCGCCGGGCGCGCGGCCGGCGCTGGACGACGTCGACCTGGCGATCGCCCCGCGCACGCGGGTGGCGATCGTGGGGGAGACCGGCTCGGGCAAGACGACGTTCGCCAAGCTGGTCACCCGGCTCATGGACCCGACCGCCGGGCGCGTGCTGCTCGGCTCGGACGCCGCGGGCTGGGTGCCGCTGTCCGACGTCGCCTTCGCCTCGCTGCGCGCGCGGGTGGTGATGGTCCCGCAGGACGGGTTCCTCTTCGACGCGTCCGTCGCCGAGAACGTGCGCTACGGCCGGCCCGGCATGACCGACGCCGACGTCGTCGCCGCCTTCGACGGGCTCGGGCTCGGGGCCTGGCTCGCCGGGCTGCCCGACGGCGTCGCGACGGCGGTCGGTCAGCGCGGGGAGTCGCTGTCGGCGGGGGAGCGGCAGCTGGTCGCCATCGCGCGGGCCTACGTCGCCGATCCCGACCTGCTGGTCCTCGACGAGGCGACGAGCGCCGTCGACCCGGCCACCGAGCAGCGGCTGACGCGGGCGCTGGACACGCTCACCTCGGGCCGGACCACCCTCACCATCGCCCACCGGCTCTCCACCGCCGAGCGGGCCGACGAGATCCTCGTGGTCGACGCCGGGTGGGTGGTGCAGCGCGGCACGCACGCCGAGCTGGTCGACGCCGAGGGCACCTACGCCCGGCTGCACGCCTCCTGGCGCCGCTCGTCGGCGGGCGAGCCCGAGCCGTCGGTCGCCTGACGGGTGCCCGGTGACCAGCGTGGCCGCATTCCGGGCAGCGGAGCGGGGGACCGGGGGGGGTGCAGCTGCTGCGCCGACGCAGCAGCGGACTGCTCGCGGCGGCGAGCGCGCTGACCGCCGTCCTCGTGTCCTGGCCGCTCGTGCGGGCGACGGCAACGGGATCGCGCTGGCGATGGCGCTCCTGCTCGTCGCGCTGCTGGCCCTGTGCCTCGGCCCGGCCGTGCGCGACCACGTGGCCTGACCGGACCGGCAGGCCATCCGCGCGACGCAGCCATCGCGGCGCGACTCACCCCGAAGGCGGGACGCGTCCGGTGGGGAGGGCCCGCTAGCGTCGCGGCGTGACTTCCGACAACGGCCGCATCGAGGCCGACGCCGTCGTGGTGGGAACGGGGCTGGCCGGGCTGGTCGCCACCGCGGAGCTGGCCGACGCCGGCAAGCGGGTCGTCCTGGTCGACCAGGAGCCCGAGGCGTCGCTGGGCGGGCAGGCGTGGTGGTCGTTCGGCGGCCTCTTCCTCGTCGACTCCCCGGAGCAGCGGCGGCTGCGGGTGCACGACTCGCTGGAGCTGGCCCGGCAGGACTGGTTCGGCACCGCGGGGTTCGACCGCGACAGCGACCACTGGCCGCGGCAGTGGGCCGAGGCGTACCTCCAGTTCGCGGCCGGGGAGAAGCGGGCCTGGCTCCGGGAGCAGGGCATCGGCTTCTTCCCGGTCGTCGGCTGGGCCGAGCGCGGCGGCTACACCGCCACCGGCCACGGCAACTCGGTGCCGCGCTTCCACATCGTCTGGGGCACCGGCCCGGGCATCGTCGAGCCCTTCGCCCGCCGGGTGCGGGCGGCCGTCGATGCCGGCCTGGTGCAGCTGCGGTTCCGCCACCGGGTCTCGGAGCTCGTGGTGAGCGGGGGAGCGGTCACCGGCGTCCGCGGGGCGGTGCTCGAGCCCAGTGAGGTCGCCCGCGGCGAGGCGAGCTCGCGCGCCGAGGTCGGGGAGTTCGAGATCGCCGCGCAGGCCGTCGTCGTCACCTCCGGCGGGATCGGCGGCAACCACGACCTCGTCCGGAAGAACTGGCCGGCGCGGCTGGGTCCGGCGCCGCAGCGGCTGCTGTCGGGCGTCCCGGCCCACGTCGACGGCCACATGCAGGAGGCCACCGTGGCGGCCGGCGCCAGCATGGTCAACGGCGACCGGATGTGGCACTACACCGAGGGCATCGCCAACCACTCCCCGGTGTGGGCGCGGCACGGCATCCGGATCCTGCCCGGCCCCTCGTCGCTGTGGCTCGACGCGACCGGGCAGCGGCTGCCGGTGCCGCTGTTCCCCGGGTTCGACACGCTGGGCACGCTGGCCCACATCGGGCAGACCGGCCACGAGCACACCTGGTTCCTCGCCACCCACAAGATCGTGGAGAAGGAGTTCGCGCTCTCGGGCTCGGAGCAGAACCCCGACCTCACCGGCAAGGACGTCAAGCTGCTGCTCGGCCGGGTCAAGGCCGGGGTCTCCGGGCCGGTCCAGGCGTTCCTCGACAGGGGCGAGGACTTCGTCGTCGCCCGCACGCTGCCCGAGCTCGTCGACGGCATGAACCGCATCACCGGGGGCACCCCGCGGCTGGACCTCGCCCAGGTGGAGCGGGAGGTCGTGGCCCGCGACCGCGAGATCGCCCACCCGTTCACCAAGGACCTGCAGGTGACCGCCATCCGCGGAGCCCGCAACTACCTCGGCGACAAGCTCATCCGGGTCGCTCCGCCGCACCGCATCCTCGACCCGGAGGCCGGGCCGCTGATCGCCGTCCGGCTCAACGTCATCACCCGCAAGAGCCTCGGCGGCCTGGAGACCGACCTGTCCGCGCGCGTGCTGCGCCCGGGGGGTGAGGTCTTCCCGGGTCTCTACGCCGCCGGGGAGGTCGCCGGGTTCGGCGGCGGCGGCGTGCACGGCTACCGCTCGCTGGAGGGCACGTTCCTCGGCGGGTGCCTGTTCTCGGGGCGGGTGGCCGGCCGGGCCCTCGCGGCGTCGTTGTGAGCGGGCGGGAAGCACTGTGAGCGCGCCGCGCGATCCCTGGTCCGATCCGTCGACGGCTGCCGAGCCGGGGCCGGCCTACACCGGGCCGCCGCCGACGGTGCCGCCGCCGTACGGCTACGGCGGGCCGGGCCCGTACGGTGCCCCGCCGCCCGGTCACGGTTACGGCTACGGTCCGCCGCCGCCCTACGGCTATCCGGCGCCCTACCCGCCGCCGGCCTACGGCGGGGGGTACGGCCCGCAGCCGGACCGCCGGCCGGGACAGGTCATCGGCGCCGCGGTGCTGAGCTTCGTGCAGGCCCTGCTGGTCCTGATCGCCTCGCTGTACGTGTGGTTCTTCGCCTCGATCGCGGAGCTCGCGATCGAGCAGAGCCCCACCGCCGCGCCGGCCCAGGCCTACGAGTTCGCCCGCGAGGGCGACGTGCTGGCGATCGTCCAGCTGGTGTCGGCGGTGCTGCTCGTGGCCGCCGGCATCCTGGCGCTGAGCCGGCGCGGCCGGCCGGCGTGGCTGCTGCTCGTGGGGGCGCACGGGGTCCAGGTGGCGCTGGCGATCTACTGGGCGGGGCAGCTCGACGACCTCCTCGGCCCGGCCGCCACGGGCGAGGCCGGCGGGGTCCTCGCCGCGTTCGCCCTCTTCTTCGCGGCACTGCCGGTCGTCGCGCTCGGGCTCGTGCTGTTCGGCGGCGGGCGGCACTGGTTCACCGCCCCGTAGGGCTGACCGGCGGGCACGGCACACTGGCGGCATGTCCGCCGCGTCGCCGTCCCCACCCGGGCTGGCCCCCGAGGTCGCCGCGCTGCTGCGCCGCGACCCGGCCGGGCTGGTCGCCGCCGTCGTCCAGCAGCACGACAGCCGTGAGGTGCTCATGGTGGCGTGGATGGACGACGAGGCGCTGCGCCGCACCCTGACCACGGGCCGGGCCACCTACTGGTCGCGCAGCCGCGAGGAGTACTGGGTGAAGGGCGAGACCTCGGGCAACCGGCAGTGGGTGCGCGAGGTCCGGGTCGACTGCGACGGCGATGCGCTGCTGCTGCTGGTCGACCAGGAGGGCGCCGCGTGCCACACCGGCGAGCGCAGCTGCTTCCACCGCGAGCTGCCCGCGGTGCAGGGGGCGTCGTCGTGAGGTTCGGTGCGACCTCGCCCACCCGCGAGGAGTTCGCGGCGCCGGGTCCGGCGGGCGGGGAGGCCGTGGTCCCCGTCACTCGCCGGCTGCTCGCCGACAGCGAGACCGCCGTCGGCATCTACCGCAAGCTGGCCGGCAACCGTCCGGGCACGGTGCTGCTCGAGTCGGCCGAGCAGGGCAAGCGGTGGGCCCGGTACAGCTTCGTCGGCGTGCGCAGCGCCGGGGTGCTCACCGAGCGGGACGGGCGCACCGAGTGGCTCGGCGAGGAGATCCCCGGTCTCACCGACGGCCTCCCGGCCGACCCGCTGGACGCCGTCCGCGTGCTGGCGCGCCGCCTGCGCTCCCCCCGGACGCCGGGCCTGCCCCCGCTCACCGGGGGCCTGGTGGGCTACCTGGGTTACGACGTGGTCCGCCGGCTGGAGCGGCTGCCGGAGACCAGCACCGACGACCTGGGCATGCCCGAGCTGGCGATGATGCTGGTCACCGACCTGGCGGTCCTCGACCACAGCGACGGATCGGTGCTCCTGATCGCCAACGCGCTGCGTGGTGGCAGCGGCTACGACGACGCCGTCGCCCGGCTGGACGAGATGGCCGCCGCCCTCGTGGCGCCCACCGCCCCGGCGGTCGCGGTGTTCGAGCCCGCGGACGCCCCGCCGGTGCGCAGCAATCTCGCTCCCGGGGCGTTCCGGGACGGCGTCGAGCGCGTGCGCGAGCACATCCGCGCCGGGGACGCCTTCCAGGTGGTGCTGGCCCAGCGCTTCGAGCTGGAGACCGACGTCGAGGCCCTCGACCTCTACCGGGTGCTCCGGGCCACCAATCCGTCGCCGTACATGTACCTGCTGCGCTTCGCCGGACGGGAGACGCCGTTCGACGTCGTCGGCTCCTCGCCGGAGGCGCTGGTGACCGTGACCGGCTCGTCGGCGGTCGTGCACCCTCCGGCGGGCACGCGGCCGCGCGGCGCGACGCCGGAGGAGGACGTGCGGCTGGCCGACGGGCTGCTCGCCGACCCCAAGGAGCGAGCCGAGCACGTGATGCTGGTCGACCTGGCCCGCAACGACCTGGGCCGGGTCTGCGTGCCGGGCAGCGTCGAGGTGCCCGACTTCATGCGTGTGGAGCACTACAGCCACGTCATGCACCTGGTCTCCACCGTCGCCGGCCAGGTCAGCCCCGGCTGCGACGCGCTCGACGTCTTCGACGCCACGTTCCCCGCGGGCACCGTCTCGGGCGCGCCCAAGCCGAGCGCGATGACGATCATCGAGACCCTGGAGCCGACCCGGCGGGCGCTGTACGCGGGCACCGTCGGGTACGTCGACGCCAGCGGCGACATGGACATGGCGATCGCCATCCGCACCGCCGTCCTGCACCAGGGGCGCGCCTACGTGCAGGCCGGCGCGGGGATCGTGGCCGACAGCGACGCGGAGACCGAGGAGGCCGAGACCCGGCACAAGGCGCGTGCGGTGCTCTCGGCGATCGCGACGGCCGAGGGGCTGCGGGAGCTCCCGTGAGCGAGGCGCCCGGCAGGGACCAGCCGGCGCGCCGGCCGGGGTCGGGCCGCCGGGAGCTCACCGGCGTCGTGCTCGGCGGTGCGCTGGCCGGGGCGCTGGCGCTGACGGCCGCCGCCCAGACCTGGGCCGCCGTCACCGCCGAGCGCCGGCCGCCGCTGCCCCCGGTGTCGGGCACCCTCTCCGGCGCCGAGGCCGCACCGCTGGGGACCGCGGCGGGGCTCGTGCTCCTGGCGGCCGCGCTCGCCCTCCTCGCCGTCCGGGGGACCGGCCGGGCCGTCGTGGGCCTGCTCATGGCCGCTGCGGGGGGTGCGCTGCTGTGGTCGGGGGTGCGGGTGCTCGGCGGGGGAGTGGCCGACGCCGCCGCCGACCTGCCGGGCCTCGGTGGTGGGAGCACCACCGCGACCACCGTGGAGGTCTCGGTGACCTGGCCGGTGCTGGCACTGGTCGCCGGCGGGCTGGGAGTGGCCGCCGGCCTGGTGGCGGCCGTGCGCGGCAGTTCGTGGCCCGGCATGGGCGAGCGCTACGAGCGCAGCCCCGGCCCGGCGCCGGTGCGCTCGGAGGAGGACCGCGCCGAGGACGCCTGGAAGGCGCTCGACCGCGGCGAGGACCCGACCGACCCCTCGTCGACGACGCGGCCCGGGCCGGGCCGGTAGCGGAACCGGGTGGGTCCACGTCCACGGCCCCCGGGCCAGGGGTGCTCCGGGCCGCCTCTAGAGTGGGTCCACCCATCCGCCGTGTGGCGGGATCGACGTGCGAGAGGTAGTGGCGCAGATGAGCAACCGCGACACCTCACCCGACGCTGCGACGACGCCGTGAGCGTGCTCGACGAGATCGTCGCCGGCGTCCGGGCCGACCTCGCCGTCCGCGAGGCCGGCACGCCGCTGGACGAGGTGAAGGCAGCCGCCCGGGCGGCCCGGCCGGCGCTGGACGCGCTCGCGGCCCTGCGCGCCCCCGGGGTCGGCGTCATCGCCGAGGTCAAGCGGCGCAGCCCCTCGAAGGGTGACCTGGCCGACATCCCCGATCCGGCCGACCTCGCCCAGCAGTACGCGGCCGGGGGAGCGCGGGTCATCTCCGTGCTCACCGAGCGCCGCCACTTCCACGGCTCGTACGCCGACCTCGCCGCCGTCCGCGCGGTGGTCGACGTCCCGGTGCTGTGCAAGGACTTCATCGTCAGCAGCTACCAGGTGCACGAGGCGCGGGCGCACGGCGCCGACGTCGTGCTGCTCATCGTCGCCGCGCTGGAGCAGAACGTGCTGGTCGGGCTGCTCGAGCGGGTGGAGTCGCTCGGGATGACGGCGCTGGTGGAGGTGCACACCGAGGCCGAGGCCGACCGGGCGCTCGACGCCGGTGCGTCGGTCATCGGGGTCAACGCCCGTGACCTCACCACCCTCCAGGTCGACCGGTCGACGTTCGAGCGGATCGCTCCCGGCCTGCCCTCGGAGGTCGTCAAGGTCGCCGAGTCCGGTGTCCGCGGCCCGCACGACCTCATCGGCTACGCCGGCGCCGGCGCCGACGCCGTCCTCGTCGGCGAGGGCCTGGTGACCGCCGGGGACGCCCGCCAGGCGGTGGCCGACCTGGTCACGGCCGGCTCGCACCCGGCGACGCCCCGCACGAGTCGCTGACCCCCTCCACCTCCTGCCGGGCCGACGCGGGACACTGATCCCATGACGACCACCAGCCCACCGCAGCCCGGAGAACTCTCCCTCCCGGCGCGCCCGGGCTGGCCCGACGCGACCGGGCACTTCGGCGTCTTCGGCGGCCGGTTCGTGCCCGAGGCGCTGATCGCCGCGCTCGACGAGCTGACCGAGGCATACGAGGCCATGCGCGTGGACCCGGCCTTCCTCACCGAGTTCGCCCGCCTGCAGCGCGACTACACGGGCCGGCCCAGCCCGGTCACCGAGGTGCCCAAGTTCGCCGAGCACTGCGGTGGTGCCCGCGTCCTGCTCAAGCGCGAGGACCTCAACCACACCGGTTCCCACAAGATCAACAACGTGCTGGGCCAGGCGCTGCTGACCCGGCGGATCGGCAAGAGCCGGGTCATCGCCGAGACCGGCGCGGGGCAGCACGGGGTGGCGACGGCCACGGCCGCGGCGCTCATGGGGCTCTCCTGCACCATCTACATGGGCGAGGAGGACACCCGCCGCCAGGCGCTCAACGTCGCCCGCATGCGGTTGCTGGGCGCCGAGGTCGTCCCGGTGACCACCGGATCGCGCACCCTGAAGGACGCGATCAACGAGGCCTTCCGCGACTGGGTGACCAACGTGGAGACCACCAACTACGTCTTCGGCACCGTCGCCGGCCCGCACCCGTTCCCGGCGATGGTGCGCGACTTCCAGCGGGTCATCGGTGACGAGGCCCGCGGGCAGGTGCTCGAACGGGAGGGCCGGCTGCCCGACGCGGTGCTGGCCTGCGTCGGCGGTGGCTCCAACGCCATCGGCATCTTCACCGCCTTCGTGCCCGACGACGGCGTGCGGCTGGTCGGCCTGGAGGCCGGTGGCGACGGCGTGGACACCGGCCGGCACGCGGCGACCATCACCGGCGG is from Blastococcus sp. HT6-4 and encodes:
- the trpB gene encoding tryptophan synthase subunit beta, with the translated sequence MTTTSPPQPGELSLPARPGWPDATGHFGVFGGRFVPEALIAALDELTEAYEAMRVDPAFLTEFARLQRDYTGRPSPVTEVPKFAEHCGGARVLLKREDLNHTGSHKINNVLGQALLTRRIGKSRVIAETGAGQHGVATATAAALMGLSCTIYMGEEDTRRQALNVARMRLLGAEVVPVTTGSRTLKDAINEAFRDWVTNVETTNYVFGTVAGPHPFPAMVRDFQRVIGDEARGQVLEREGRLPDAVLACVGGGSNAIGIFTAFVPDDGVRLVGLEAGGDGVDTGRHAATITGGTPGVLHGARSYLLQDDNGQTIESHSISAGLDYPGVGPEHSYLHDIGRAEYRAVTDAEAMEAFALLCRTEGIIPAIESAHALAGVMKLGRELGRDALLLVNLSGRGDKDVETASAWFGLGDREQVDPGPGLDTDQQPTEGAVSNDDAVPGEQAGETA